From the genome of Campylobacter concisus:
CTGCCAGCTATCTGGACGACGTAGGGCTCTTCATTTGGGGATTTTTTAAGCATTTCAAGAGTTTTGTCGCTGCTCTCATAAACCAGGGCATTTGCACTGATCATCTCGCTAACAGTGACGTCGCAGCCAAATTTCTTGACGACGCTCCTTAGTGGCAGGTCAGAAAAGCCAGCAAGTGGCGCTAAGAAAAGTGGCTTTTTACTAAAGTCTATCATTTAAAAAAAAGCGAGCTAGGCACCATTTTGCCATTGTCTCGTAAAAATAGTAAAACCTTTATCTCTTTAAACTCATCAGGGTCGCTACCCTCGATGGCCTCTCTTACTTTATCAAGCATCTGAAGCTCAAATAACGCATATACGTAGGCTTCATCAGCGTCAGCATGGATGCTTTTTAGCTTTTCAAAGATACCGATAAACGCATCTGGTTTTAGCTTGTTTTTAAGCATTATGGCTACTTTGTCGTATTGTGCTTTTGTCACTTTTGCATTGTTTAGAAGACCAAAAATTTCATCGCTGCTTAGATCGATCTCATCATTTACAAAACGCGTGATAATGGTCATTATATCTTCGCTTGCTAGCTCTGGATCAATTTTTTTGATCTCACTAAATGAAGCTGTTTTTATGAGTTTGTTAAAGGCTGCCTTTTTAAGGCTCTCGTTTTGCTCTTGGTTTTTAAGCACGTCAAGATAGTAAGTAGGCAGCTGCTCGATCTTGTTTAGCTCGTTTAGGATGTTTAGCTTGCTATCTTTTGCTAGTCTAAATTTCTTTAGATCGACGATCTCTTTGTTTTTTATGCTTTTTATGGTTTGTAAGATGTTGTTTATCTCGCCGTCATCAACGCCAACATCTTTAAGCTCGCCTACTGGTGAGATAGAGCGAGTGAGCTGTGAGGCGATCTTGTAAGTGTCGGTTTTAAAGTCTTTGTTGCTCTCAAAGCCAAGAAGCGTCTCTTTGGCTAAGTCTTTATAAAGTTGGCTATCTTTTTTGATCCATTTTTTATATCTATAAAAAGCATATCCATGATAAGCGATATGAAGTAGGGCAAGAAGTGCTAAAACAGCTACTGGAAGAGCGACCCAAATAGCAATTGGCAAAGTTATAGTTTGGCCTAAAAGCTCAAATGTGTAATCAGAACTATTAAGAGAATAAGTAAGTCCTGCAACAACTACTATGTAGATTATGCAATAGACGAGAAATTTTCTAGTTTTCATGTTTTCTCCTTAGTTTTTTGCTGTTTTTTCGATTATTTCACGGCAAGTTATGCAGTATTTTGCATGTGGTTTTACCTTTAGTCGCGGTATACTGATCTCCTCCTCACACATATCACAAATTCCATAAGTTTTATTTGCTATCTTCTCTAGCGCTTCATCTATCTCTGATAGCTCTGCTCTTTGTTGCGTCGAGATGGAATGCTCTATTAACTGGTCTGTATTTACTGAGGCTATATCAAACTCATCGCTTACACCACTATCTCTTAAGCCATTTACTTCAACAGATGAATCATAGATATTTTTTTTGATCTGTAATTTTCTTTCTTCAAGTAATTTTTTAAAAAAATTTAGCTCAGTTTGTGTCATTTATATTCCTTTATTTGTGATATGGGTGGTTTGCATTTATGCAAAGTGCTCTAAAAATTTGCTCAAAAAGTACAAGCTTGGCAACCTTATGTGCCATCGTCATCTTGCTCAAACTTACGATTTTTTGTGCTTTATTCTTTAAATTTTGGCTAAGGCCATAAGCTCCACCTATGAAAAAGTTAATTTGTGAATTTGAGTTTAAAATTTGTGCAAATTCTTGGCTATCAAGTTGCAAGCCATTTTCATCAAGCATTACGCAAAAGCCTTTTAAATTTGGCTCATAAATTTCATCATAGGCTCTTAATGCTTCGCTTTTTCCAGTACTTTGAGCTTTTGCTATTTTTTCATTGAAAAAGACTTTATCGTTTATCTTGGCAAATTTTGCACTCATTTTTATATATTCTTGTATCTCGTTTTCAAAGTTATCACGTGATGATTTTTGAATGCTAAAAACTGAAATTTCCAAATTTAGCCTTTGGTTTTTAGCTTTAGTTCAAAGTTGTTTTCACTCTCGTCTTGTTTATCTTTTTGAGGTATTGTCTTATTATTTGTGAGAAATTTAACCATATCGCTTATATATTTTTTATGTTCGCTTCTTGGCACAATAGCATCGATTAAGCCATGCTCTAATAAAAACTCAGCTCTTTGAAATCCCTCTGGAAGGTCAGCACCAATGGTTTGTTTGATAACTCTTTGACCAGCAAAGCCTATTAAAGCGCCAGGTTCAGCGATTATTAGATCTCCAAGCCAAGCAAAAGAGGCACTAACGCCACCCATTGTCGGATCAGTAAGTATTGAGATGTAAGGTAGTTTCGCTTCATCAAGTAGTTTTAAGGCAGCTGAAGTCTTTGACATCTGCATCAAAGAGAATGTACTCTCTTGCATTCTAGCTCCGCCTGAAGCACTCACTATGACTAAAGCTTGGCGTTTTTCGATCGCACGTTTTATCGCTCTTACGATCTTTTCGCCCTCAACTGAAGCTAATGAGCCGCCCATGAAGCCAAAGTCAAAAACAACCAGCTGAATCTCTTGTCCGTCGCATTTACCTTCGCCACATATCACTGAGCTTGTGCGTCCTGTTTTTTCTTTATTTTCTGTGATTCTTTTTTTGTATGATTTTTTATCAACAAAATTTAATGGATCTACCGGTTTTAAATTTGCGTCAAATTCTACAAAGCTATCTTCATCGCAGATCAAATTTATACGATCAGTAGCTTTTAATCTCATATGATAGCCGCATTTTGGGCATACATTAAAACAAGCTTCAACTTCTTTGTAGTACATCAGTGAGTGACAATTATCGCATTTTACCCAGTGCGTAGGTGCCTCTTCTGGACGAGGTTGAGCTTTTCTTATCTTTGAAAAAATGTCTGAGAAATTCATCTTTTTACCCACTTATATTAAAAATTGTGGGATTATATCTAATGTTTGCCTTGCTTTTTCTTATATGACTTAAAGTTTGTTTATTTGTAGAGGTTTGAAGGGGTAAGTTAGCCCCTTCAAAGTATCTTATTAGAAGCGTCTTCCGATAGTAAACTCAAATGTATTTGTATCATCGCCCTCTTTAGGTTTAAGAGCTTTTGCAAAGATTAGTTGAAGTGGTCCGATAGGTGTTATCCACTCGATACCTGTACCAACTGATGATCTTTTTATCTCATTTAGCTATTTTCGCCAATCATGCCGTAGTCATAAAATACAACACCACGCATTTTGACACGATCTATTATAGGGAAGCTTATTTCAGCTGAATTATTAAATGAAGTTTCGCCGCCGTATTCGTAGTAGTCGCCATTATATTTTACCTTTGGAGATACGGTTCTGCTTTCGTAGCCACGCAAGCTTCTTATGCCACCAAGATAAAGTCTTTCGTTGATCGGAGTATAACCTCTTTCCCAAATTTTACCAAAGCTTGCTTTATATCTTAAGATAAGATCGTAGTCGATGTACTCTCTAAGACCTAGATAGTAGTTAAAATTTGTGCGATTTTTGATAAAGTCTATATCGCCACCAAGCCCAGCTATCTCAAATGATGTGCTAGCTATGATGCCACGTCTTGGTAAGTAATAATCATCAGTACTATTATATGTTAAAGCCGGAGTTATAGCGCTTTTTATAGCTTTACCTTCTCTATAAATTTCTTTTTTGGTTTTTGTGTTGATATCTCTTAGTTCATCATCTTTTAAAGTAATTTTGCTTTGCTCAATGTTGTAAGTAAGCGATGCGCTTAAATTTCTAGTTAGTTTTCTACCTAGTGTTGTGCTAAAGCCATAACTTCTCTCTTTATATGTTCTCCAGTCATAGTCATTTGCGTAAAGTGTTCCACCAAGGCTATACTCTGAGTCAAAAATTCTTGGGTTTGTAAGACTTATCTGGCCTGAAAGCTCTCTGTCGCTCTTATCTACGCTTACTTGTCCTTGAAGACCAGAGCCAAAGATATTTGTGTCAGAAAGTGCCGCGTTTAGTAGTAGTCCGTCACTACTACCGTATCCGATACCACCGCTTATCGAGCCAGTTGAAGCCTCTTTTACTTTTACTTTTAGATCAACTGTATTTTTATCAACCGGATCTTCTTCTATCTCAACGTCATCAAAGTAGCTTGTTCTTTTTAGCGCATCTTTTGAGTCTTGAAGGTCGGTTCTACTATATAAATTTCCTTCAGTTAGATAAAGTTCACGTCTTACAACGCGGTCAACGGTCCTATCGTTTCCTGAAATTTGAACATTCCTTATATATACTTTCTCGCCAGGATCGACTTCATAATCAATATCGACAGTTTTATTTTCATCAAATTTATCAGTCTTTGGATAGACTTTTACAAACGCATAACCTTTGTCAGCAACCATATCATCGAGCTTTTTCATATCTTGGCGAAGTCTTGCTGAGTTCATCGTATCACCAGCCTCAAGCCTAAAGTCATCTATGATCTTTTTAGTGTCAAGCTCTAGCTCTTCAGGTGCTGTAATACTTACATTTGAAACCTTATAAGGCTCACCTTCATGAACATAATAAGTAAGATCAGCCGTGTAATTATCAAACGATGAATTTAAATAAGGTGACGAAACAGTCGCGTCTAAATAGCCTTTTTGGAAATATTTGTCTTGTATTCTTGCTGGATCATTTTCAAGCTCAAAAAGTTTAACTTTTCCATCGTTTCTACCCCAGAACCAGCCCATAAATTCTCTACTTTTATTTGCAACCACTGGCTCGATATCATCATAGTCAAATTCTTTCGCTCCGACTAAATTTACATTTTTGATTATCATATTTTCGCCACGGTTTATGTTGAGTGTTATAAAAAGTGAGCTGTCGTTGTCTGCAACTGGTTGTTTTTCTACATCAACAACGGTATCAAAATAACCCTTTGACTCATAATACTGGCGAATTCTCTCTTTTGTTTTTTCTATTGTGAGCTCATCATACATATTGCCCGGTTTGATATTAATCAGCGATTCTATCGCAGTTTTGTCGTTTGTTACAACGCCTTTTAGATCGACTCTAGCGACACTTGGCTTCTCTTTTACAACTACTAAAAGATTACCATTGCCTGTATCTTCTATGTAGATATCGTCGAAATAGTTTTGTTTGTATAAATTTGTAATTGCCTTATCGCTAGCTTTTGGAGTTAGGTCTTGACCGACTTTTAGCCCCATTATCTGGCTTGCTACTTCAGGTGAAAGGTGGATTAGTCCTTTAAAATTTATTGACTGGATTGTTTGTGCGCTTAGGCCACTGAAGCTAATGCTAGTAAAAATAATTTCTTTTTCATTAAATTTAACCTAGAGTTTTAGTATAAATGCGTATAATATCATATTTTATTTTTAAATAATTTAAATTTTATAATCTTGAAGGTTTTTTATGAAAATAGGTATCATCGGACTTGGTCTTATGGGTGGCTCGCTTGGGCTAGCATTAAAAGATGAAAAATTAATCTCTTGTGTTAGTGGATACGATAAAGACGAAAATCATAGCAAAAAGGCCTTAGAACTTGGCTTGGTGCATGAAATTTTAAGCATTGACGAGATGAAAAAGAAGTGTGACATCATCTTTTTGGCTGTGCCAGTTGAAGCTATCGTATCAATAGTGCAAAATTTAACCGATATCAGCGAAGATACAACTATTATTGATTTTGGCTCAACCAAACAAAAGATCATCGAGGCAGTACCAGAAAAAATTCGTAAAAATTTCATTCCAGCTCACCCAATGGCAGGTACCGAGTATTCTGGTCCAGAGGCTGCTTTCAAATCACTTTACACAGGGGCAACTGTTATTGTTTGTGACTTTGCAGAAAGCGCAGAAAAACATGTAAAAAGAAGCGTTGAGTTGTTTTCTTGCCTTGGTATGAAGATCATTTTCATGAGCGCAAAAGAGCATGATCATCACGTAGGTCTTATTTCACATTTGCCTCATGCAATTGCATTTTCGCTTGCTAGTGGAATTTTAAAAGAAGAGGATAAAAGGCACATCGTAGCACTTGGCGGACCTACATTTAAGGGTATGATACGTGTCGCAAAGAGTTCGCCTTTTATGTGGAGCGATATCTTTAAGCAAAATAAAAATAATGTTGTTGAAGCTATAAGTATGTTTGAAAAAGAGCTAAATTTGTGCAAAGATCTCATAAAAGATGAACGCTGGGATGAACTTTTTGCTTGGATGAGCGACGCTAGAGCCGTAAGAGAAATTTTGTAATTAACTAAAAATTTATTGATTTACGTGTAAAATTTTGCAAATTGAATTTAAGGTAAAAATATATGTATAGACGTGGGATAGGCGGTTTTGGTATTGTTGTGCTTTTGCTAATTTTAATTTTAGCCGGTGGTTTTGGGTATGCTTTGATGTCAAAAGATTTTGAGCGAAATGAGCCAATAATTGGTGTTGCTGATAAGGTTTATTGGAATCTTAGAACCCCAATGAATATCAAATTTAAAGACGATAGTGGTATAAAATTTGTACGAATTAGTATGAATGA
Proteins encoded in this window:
- a CDS encoding uroporphyrinogen III synthase HEM4, whose protein sequence is MKTRKFLVYCIIYIVVVAGLTYSLNSSDYTFELLGQTITLPIAIWVALPVAVLALLALLHIAYHGYAFYRYKKWIKKDSQLYKDLAKETLLGFESNKDFKTDTYKIASQLTRSISPVGELKDVGVDDGEINNILQTIKSIKNKEIVDLKKFRLAKDSKLNILNELNKIEQLPTYYLDVLKNQEQNESLKKAAFNKLIKTASFSEIKKIDPELASEDIMTIITRFVNDEIDLSSDEIFGLLNNAKVTKAQYDKVAIMLKNKLKPDAFIGIFEKLKSIHADADEAYVYALFELQMLDKVREAIEGSDPDEFKEIKVLLFLRDNGKMVPSSLFFK
- a CDS encoding prephenate dehydrogenase (catalyzes the formation of 4-hydroxyphenylpyruvate from prephenate), translating into MKIGIIGLGLMGGSLGLALKDEKLISCVSGYDKDENHSKKALELGLVHEILSIDEMKKKCDIIFLAVPVEAIVSIVQNLTDISEDTTIIDFGSTKQKIIEAVPEKIRKNFIPAHPMAGTEYSGPEAAFKSLYTGATVIVCDFAESAEKHVKRSVELFSCLGMKIIFMSAKEHDHHVGLISHLPHAIAFSLASGILKEEDKRHIVALGGPTFKGMIRVAKSSPFMWSDIFKQNKNNVVEAISMFEKELNLCKDLIKDERWDELFAWMSDARAVREIL
- a CDS encoding molecular chaperone DnaK suppressor DksA, coding for MTQTELNFFKKLLEERKLQIKKNIYDSSVEVNGLRDSGVSDEFDIASVNTDQLIEHSISTQQRAELSEIDEALEKIANKTYGICDMCEEEISIPRLKVKPHAKYCITCREIIEKTAKN
- a CDS encoding 23S rRNA (pseudouridine(1915)-N(3))-methyltransferase RlmH, whose amino-acid sequence is MEISVFSIQKSSRDNFENEIQEYIKMSAKFAKINDKVFFNEKIAKAQSTGKSEALRAYDEIYEPNLKGFCVMLDENGLQLDSQEFAQILNSNSQINFFIGGAYGLSQNLKNKAQKIVSLSKMTMAHKVAKLVLFEQIFRALCINANHPYHK
- a CDS encoding acetyl-CoA carboxylase carboxyl transferase subunit beta produces the protein MNFSDIFSKIRKAQPRPEEAPTHWVKCDNCHSLMYYKEVEACFNVCPKCGYHMRLKATDRINLICDEDSFVEFDANLKPVDPLNFVDKKSYKKRITENKEKTGRTSSVICGEGKCDGQEIQLVVFDFGFMGGSLASVEGEKIVRAIKRAIEKRQALVIVSASGGARMQESTFSLMQMSKTSAALKLLDEAKLPYISILTDPTMGGVSASFAWLGDLIIAEPGALIGFAGQRVIKQTIGADLPEGFQRAEFLLEHGLIDAIVPRSEHKKYISDMVKFLTNNKTIPQKDKQDESENNFELKLKTKG